DNA from Stutzerimonas decontaminans:
CCAGCTGGCGGTTGATGATGCGCGCCGTGTCGGTCGAACCGGTGAAGCACACGCCGACCACCCGCGGATCGCGACAGAACACACCGCCCAGGGTGGCGCCGTCGCCCGGCAGGAAGGCGATCGCTTCCTTCGGCAGACCGGCTTCGAACATCAGTTCAAGCGCACGCGCAGCGATGAGGCTGGTCTGCTCGGCCGGCTTGGCCAGCACGGTGTTGCCGGCCACCAGTGCCGCGGTGATCTGGCCGAGGTAGATCGCCAGCGGGAAGTTCCACGGGCTGACGCAGACGAACACGCCGCGGCCTTCATGGAACAGCTCGTTGCGCTCGCCAGTCGGGCCCTTGAGCTCCTCACGGCCGAGCTTCTGCCGCGCCTGCTGTGCGTAGTAACGGCAGAAATCCACCGCCTCGCGTACTTCGTCGATGCCATCCTGCAGCGACTTGCCGGCTTCCACCGTACACAGCGCCATCAGCTCGGCACGGTGTTTTTCCAGCAGATCGCCGAGACGCTCAAGCACCGCCGCGCGGCTCTCCACGGGTGTCGCGTTCCAGGTCGGCCAGTAGGCGGCCAGCCGCTCGACCGCCTGGCGTGCCTGCTCGGCGCTGGCGAACTGGGCCTGGCCGACGACCTTGTTCAGGTCATAGGGGCAGCGTACCTCGGACGGCGTACCGGCAAGGGTCCGGCCGCTGATGACCGGTGCGGCTTGCCATTGGCGCTCGAGGAAGGGCTGATAGGCGCTGGCCAGTTCGGTCCACTGATTCTGGATGTTCATGTTGATCCCTTGGGAGTTCTTGCGGTTGCCGAACAGCGCCGGCGGCAGCGGAATGCGCGGGTTGCCCGGCGCGGCGAATCTGCGCAGCTGGGTGACCGGGTGATCGATCAGCGATTCGACCGGCACGCGCGGGTCGACCAGCTGGTGAACGAACGACGAATTGGCACCGTTCTCCAGCAGGCGACGCACGAGATAGGGCAGCAGATCCTTGTGCGCGCCGACCGGGGCGTAGATGCGTACGTTGCGGGCGTACTTCTCGATCACCGTGTCGTACAGGGCATCGCCCATACCGTGCAGGCGCTGGAACTCGAACTCGCGCGGCTGCGAGGTTTCCTCGGCCATGGCCAGGATGCAGCTGACGGTGTGCGCGTTGTGGCTGGCGAACTGCGGGTAGATCACCCCACGGGTGTGCTCGGACAACAGGTAGCGCGCACAGGCGAGGTAGGAGGTGTCGGTGCCTTCCTTGCGCGTGTAGACGGGGTAGCCGTCCAGGCCCTGAACCTGGCACTGCTTGATCTCGCTATCCCAGTAGGCGCCCTTTACCAGCCGTAGCGGAATGCGTTCGCCAAGCTCGCGGCCGAGCAGCGTCAGCCAGACCAGCACCGGCAGGCAGCGCTTGGAGTACGCCTGGATCACCAGACCGAACTCGCCCCAGCCGGCGATGGCCGGGTCACGCAGGAGCTTTTCGTACAGCTCCAGTGACAGCTCGAGGCGATCGGCCTCTTCGGCATCGATGGTGATACCGACGTTCAACCGCCGCGCCAGCACGGCCAGTTCGCGCACACTGCCAAACAGCTCGGTGAGCACGCGTTCGCGCTGGGCGACTTCGTAGCGCGGATGCAGTGCGGACAACTTGATCGACACCGATGGCCGCGGGCCCTTGCCGACCTGCGGCTCGGCGCCGACGGTCTCCACGGCCTGACGGTAGTCGGCCATGTACTTGGCGGCGTCTTCGGCAGTCAGTGCCGCCTCACCGAGCATGTCGAAGGAATAGGTGTAGCCCTTCTCGCGCTCGGGACGGCCGTTCTTCAGCGCTTCGGCGATGGTCCGGCCAAGCACGAACTGCTTGCCCATCAGCTTCATCGCCTGGTTCATCGCACCGCGGATCACCGGTTCGCCGGAGCGTTTGAGCAGGCGACCGATGACGTTCTTCGGCCGGCCATCGGCGGTTTCCGGATCGACCACCTTGCCGGTCATCACCAGCCCCCAGGCGGCAAAGTTGACCAGCACGTTGTCGCTCTGGCCGAGGTGGCGTTCCCATTCGGCGGCGTTGAGCTTGTCGCGGATCAGCGCGGCGGCGGTGGCGGCATCCGGCACCCGCAGCAGCGCTTCGGCCAGACACATCAGCATCAGCCCTTCCTGGGTATCCAGGCTGTACTGGCGCAGCAGCGCATCGAGGGTGTCGACGGCATTGTCACGCCCGCGCACCGCCTCGATCAGGCTGCGCGCTCGCTCGCGAATGGCGGCAATGCCAGCCTCGCCGGGATCGGCAAGCTGCAGCAGTTCGGTGAGATATTGCGCCTCGTCAACGGCGTAGTTGGCGCTGATGGCGGGGAAGAATTCCGCGGCTTTCTGGTTGGCGAAGGCGCCTTCCAGCACGTGACCGGCCTTGAACATGCGCCGCTCCTCTTGTGATTGTGTCTGCTTATAGGTCTAGTCCACGGCCAGGCTGATGGTGCAGCACAAGACGAAGAGCCAGGTCGGGAGACGGAATGTAGGGGCAGCGTGACGCGACGTTCTTGCGCAAAACTACGGAAGTTTTACGAAAAACTACGAAAGCCGGGTGCGGAAACGCGGCGGTAATAAAAGCGCACCAGGATGGCGCAGGAATATGCGCCCGATAGCTGAAGAGCCCGCAAACAGGGCGATCAGGAG
Protein-coding regions in this window:
- the putA gene encoding bifunctional proline dehydrogenase/L-glutamate gamma-semialdehyde dehydrogenase PutA, with protein sequence MFKAGHVLEGAFANQKAAEFFPAISANYAVDEAQYLTELLQLADPGEAGIAAIRERARSLIEAVRGRDNAVDTLDALLRQYSLDTQEGLMLMCLAEALLRVPDAATAAALIRDKLNAAEWERHLGQSDNVLVNFAAWGLVMTGKVVDPETADGRPKNVIGRLLKRSGEPVIRGAMNQAMKLMGKQFVLGRTIAEALKNGRPEREKGYTYSFDMLGEAALTAEDAAKYMADYRQAVETVGAEPQVGKGPRPSVSIKLSALHPRYEVAQRERVLTELFGSVRELAVLARRLNVGITIDAEEADRLELSLELYEKLLRDPAIAGWGEFGLVIQAYSKRCLPVLVWLTLLGRELGERIPLRLVKGAYWDSEIKQCQVQGLDGYPVYTRKEGTDTSYLACARYLLSEHTRGVIYPQFASHNAHTVSCILAMAEETSQPREFEFQRLHGMGDALYDTVIEKYARNVRIYAPVGAHKDLLPYLVRRLLENGANSSFVHQLVDPRVPVESLIDHPVTQLRRFAAPGNPRIPLPPALFGNRKNSQGINMNIQNQWTELASAYQPFLERQWQAAPVISGRTLAGTPSEVRCPYDLNKVVGQAQFASAEQARQAVERLAAYWPTWNATPVESRAAVLERLGDLLEKHRAELMALCTVEAGKSLQDGIDEVREAVDFCRYYAQQARQKLGREELKGPTGERNELFHEGRGVFVCVSPWNFPLAIYLGQITAALVAGNTVLAKPAEQTSLIAARALELMFEAGLPKEAIAFLPGDGATLGGVFCRDPRVVGVCFTGSTDTARIINRQLAEKEGPIATLIAETGGQNAMIVDSTALPEQVIKDAVGSAFTSAGQRCSALRVLYVQRDIADRVIELLKGAMAELRVGPTHLRENDIGPVIDQEAREGLLAHIQQLKSEGRLIAEATVPAGLNGHFVAPVAFEIDGIHQLKKEQFGPVLHVVRYDAADLEKVVAAINGTGYGLTLGVHSRNEETAARIEQLARVGNLYVNRNQIGAVVGVQPFGGCGLSGTGPKAGGPSYLLRFANERTTSTNTTAVGGNASLLSLGDD